One window of Mediterraneibacter gnavus ATCC 29149 genomic DNA carries:
- the kdpB gene encoding potassium-transporting ATPase subunit KdpB has product MAKKDKTKFITKDILRSSILGAFQKLDLRYMIKNPVMFVVEIGFLFTLVLTVFPTLFGGSEEYRVYNGVVTVVLFVTVLFANFAESVAEGRGKAQAASLKKTKQDTKARLLLANGEEKVINASELKKGDIVLVKTGEVIPNDGEIIEGVASVDESAITGESAPVTREAGGDFSSVTGGTTVVSDWLKIKIVAEPGQSFLDKMIALVEGASRQKSPNEIALNTLLIVLTLIFLIVIVSLYPFAQYLGVQMPISWLIALMVCLIPTTIGGLLSAIGIAGMDRVTRFNVIAMSGKAVEACGDVDTMILDKTGTITYGNRLAAEFYPVKGVAKEDLTDYCVMCSLMDATPEGKSTVELGRNFGCVIDDGAADQMEFVEFTAQSKMSGVNLKDGTRVRKGASEAIKTFVKEAGGIIPSDLEGIVTEVSNLGGTPLVVCVNNKILGVIYLKDTVKPGLVERFERLREIGIKTIMCTGDNPLTAATIAKEAGVDGFIAECKPEDKIEAIKKEQAEGKVVAMTGDGTNDAPALAQADVGLAMNSGTQAAKEAANMVDLDSDPTKILEVVEIGKQLLITRGSLTTFSIANDIAKYFAIIPAMFTMVLPQMQILNIMHLSTPASAILSALIFNAIIIPGLIPIAMKGVKYRPMKAEKMLLRNMGIYGLGGIVVPFVGIKLIDLLVAPLLAMIGM; this is encoded by the coding sequence ATGGCTAAGAAAGATAAGACAAAATTTATTACAAAGGATATTTTAAGATCCTCCATTCTGGGCGCATTTCAGAAACTGGATCTGCGCTACATGATAAAAAATCCGGTCATGTTTGTCGTAGAAATCGGATTTCTGTTCACTCTGGTCCTGACAGTGTTTCCAACACTGTTTGGCGGAAGTGAAGAATATCGCGTGTACAACGGAGTTGTAACAGTCGTACTGTTTGTGACCGTGTTATTTGCAAACTTTGCAGAGTCCGTTGCAGAAGGAAGAGGAAAGGCACAGGCAGCTTCTTTGAAAAAGACAAAGCAGGATACAAAAGCAAGACTGCTTCTGGCAAATGGAGAAGAGAAAGTGATCAATGCTTCTGAACTGAAAAAAGGAGATATCGTGCTTGTAAAGACCGGAGAGGTGATTCCGAACGATGGAGAGATCATCGAAGGTGTTGCATCTGTAGATGAATCTGCAATTACGGGAGAATCCGCCCCTGTTACAAGAGAGGCGGGAGGAGATTTTTCCTCTGTGACAGGAGGTACGACAGTTGTTTCTGACTGGTTAAAGATTAAAATCGTGGCAGAACCCGGACAGTCTTTCCTGGATAAAATGATTGCACTGGTAGAGGGCGCATCCAGACAGAAATCTCCGAATGAGATCGCGCTGAACACACTGCTGATCGTGCTGACTTTGATTTTTCTGATCGTGATTGTATCTCTGTACCCGTTTGCACAGTATCTTGGAGTACAGATGCCGATTTCCTGGCTGATTGCTCTGATGGTATGTCTCATCCCGACAACGATCGGCGGTCTGCTTTCAGCTATTGGAATCGCGGGAATGGACCGTGTGACCAGATTCAATGTAATTGCCATGTCCGGAAAAGCAGTTGAGGCATGCGGAGATGTGGACACGATGATTCTTGACAAAACAGGAACCATTACATACGGAAACCGCCTGGCAGCAGAATTTTATCCGGTCAAGGGTGTTGCAAAAGAAGATCTGACAGATTATTGTGTGATGTGTTCTTTGATGGATGCCACCCCGGAAGGAAAATCTACAGTAGAACTGGGAAGAAATTTTGGGTGTGTGATCGACGATGGCGCAGCAGACCAGATGGAATTTGTAGAGTTTACTGCACAGTCTAAGATGAGCGGTGTGAATTTAAAAGACGGAACCAGAGTCAGAAAAGGAGCTTCCGAAGCAATCAAGACTTTTGTGAAAGAAGCAGGCGGAATCATCCCGTCGGATCTGGAAGGGATTGTAACAGAAGTTTCAAATCTTGGAGGAACTCCGCTTGTTGTATGTGTAAACAACAAGATTTTAGGTGTGATCTATTTGAAGGATACAGTAAAACCAGGACTGGTGGAGCGTTTTGAAAGACTTCGCGAAATCGGAATCAAGACAATCATGTGTACCGGTGATAATCCGCTGACAGCAGCAACGATTGCGAAGGAAGCAGGAGTTGACGGTTTTATTGCAGAATGTAAACCGGAAGATAAAATTGAGGCGATCAAAAAAGAGCAGGCAGAAGGAAAAGTGGTTGCCATGACAGGTGACGGTACAAACGATGCTCCGGCGCTGGCACAGGCAGATGTTGGTCTGGCAATGAATTCCGGAACACAGGCGGCCAAAGAAGCAGCAAATATGGTGGATCTGGATTCAGACCCGACAAAGATTCTGGAAGTGGTGGAAATCGGAAAACAGCTTTTGATCACCAGAGGATCTTTGACCACATTTAGTATTGCGAATGATATTGCAAAATATTTTGCCATTATCCCGGCCATGTTTACGATGGTACTTCCACAGATGCAGATCTTGAATATCATGCATCTTTCTACGCCGGCAAGTGCGATCCTTTCTGCTTTGATCTTCAATGCGATCATTATACCGGGACTGATCCCGATTGCGATGAAAGGTGTCAAGTACAGACCGATGAAAGCAGAGAAAATGCTGCTTCGTAATATGGGAATCTACGGACTTGGCGGAATTGTTGTACCGTTTGTAGGAATTAAACTGATCGACCTGCTGGTAGCACCGCTGCTTGCAATGATCGGAATGTAG